AACGAACTCTCCATTTTTCATCAATTTCTGTCGTTAGATCGCACAAAGCTTGAGCCTTCTTTTCTGCATCTCGCGCAAGTTCCAGAAGTTTTAGCAAAGTTTTCTCATCTGGTAGTTGTTTCATTGTAATTCTTGTAGGTGAGCGATAATTCTTCTAACACTTATTTTAACTTCTAAAATTTTACCCAACTCCGTTCCTAAATCTTCACCAGCTTCCAAAATTTCAGAGCTAGTTACATCATTACTGGAAATACGATTAACAGTAATATTTATTCGTCGTTTAGAGATTTCTACAAAGAGAAGAAAGTTATTAAGAGAAGCAAAAAACTGAATCAGTATGAAATTATCTGGAAAGTTAGACAAAATAGGTCGAACTAAATTTAAACCTTCTGTAGCTTCTCTCTCAATTTCCTTTAACTCCCGATCTAAACGATCGACAAGAGACTGAATTTCTGATGGAATAGGCATTGATACTCAAATCTAGCAATATACAAAGTGCGATCGCAGCAATAATAATAACCGATCGCCAATCGAGGAAATGCTATATCTACAATTGAACTCGCCAATTCTTGGGTAAAATTAGTTACTTATTTAAAAATTTAATGATGAGAAATTCCCAAATGCGATCGCTACTCAAGATTGCCAATGCGATCGATAATCTTACAGAAAAGCTTGGCTGGTTGCTTAACTGGTTGGTTTTATTAACTGTCGGCGTGGGTTTTTATAACGTTATAGCTCGTTATTTAGGACGTTTTATCGGGGTGCAGTTATCATCGAATGCCTTAATTGAGCTTCAGTGGTATTTATTTTCGATCCTTTTTTTAGCAGGATTTGCTTATATTCTCAAGCACGGGGATAATGTACGGGTTGATTTTTTATACTCTAATTTCAGTTTGAAACAGCGATCGCTGATTGACTTTTTAGGTACAGTTTTATTTTTAATTCCTTTTTGTGCGATCGGTATCTGGGTTACATTTAATCCAGTTTTGCAATCTTGGGGATATTTACCCGATGGCAGTTGGGGGAGTTGGGAAATTTCCCCCGATGCTAATGGCTTGCCCCGCGCTCCAATTAAAACTATGATTCCTGTTGGTTTAGGGTTATTGCTCCTGCAAAGTATCTCTCAAGCGATTAAGTATTTAGCTGTTTGGTTGGGATATGAGCAAGTATCCGACCGAATAAATTTAGAAACTTCCGAGCATACTAATATTGAATAAGCTGTCAGGTATTTACAGCAGTTTTCGATTGAGTAGACACATTAATTTATTGAAGTAATGGGTAATGGGTAATGGGTAATAGGTTCTATCCAACTGAAATTCGCTGTAATTTGTTGATTGAGATTGACGGGGAGATAGGGAAATAGTTTATTGTTTCAGATCATAATACACAATTTAAATGCGTACAAGCTTAGGAGAAAAGGATGGGCTTTGAGTGGCTAGCAATTGCAATGTTTTTGGGCTTCTTCATCATTTTGATGAGTGGTTATCCTGTTGCCTTTTCTTTTGCTGGTACGGCGATCGTTTTTGGCTTGATTGGGATGGCAGTAGGCGCATTTGATATTCATCGACTATTGCTGTTGCCCAATGTTTGGTTTGGCACGATGTCTAACTTTACGCTACTGGCTATTCCCTATTTTGTCTTTCTCGGTGCAATTTTAGAAAAATCAGGCTTGGCTGAAGAATTATTAGAAACTATTGGGATTGTTTTAGGCAGATTGCGGGGTGGACTTGCCTTAGCAGTAGTTTTAGTCGGAACTGTTCTAGCTGCAACCACAGGAGTAGTAGCAGCGACGGTGATTGTCATGGGAATGTTATCTTTGCCCATTATGCTACGGTATGGCTACGACAAAGAACTAGCTTCAGGAGTAATTGTCGCATCGGGAACTTTGGCTCAATTAATTCCCCCTAGTATAGTTTTAGTGATCCTCAGCGATCAAATTGGGGTTTCTGTAGGGGATTTATTTTTAGGCGCATTAATCCCAGGTTTGATGCTTTCAGGGGCTTATATGCTCTATATAATCGCTTTGGCGATCGTTAAACCCGAACTAGTGCCAGCCTTACCTGCCGATTTGCCGATTCCTAAAGGTATTGATTTAGTGGCACAAGTAGTCAAAGCGGTTGTACCAGCATTATTGTTAATTTTTGCAGTTTTAGGCAGTATTTTCTTTGGTCTAGCTACCCCTACAGAAGCAGGAGCGGTAGGAGCGGTAGGAGCTTGTCTCTTGGCAGCACTAAACAAACGTCTGACTCCGCAACTTTTAACCAATGCAGCACACTCTACAGCCATTATTACTGCTTTGGTCTTAATGATTTTATTTTGTTCTTCTTTTTTTAGTTTGGTATTTGATGCCCTGGGAGGCAAAACTTTGATTACTAGTCTCCTAACTAGTGTACCTGGAGGCTATCTAGGATTTCTAATTGTCAGTAATTTAGCAATTTTTGCTTTAGGAGTATTCCTCGAATTTATTGAAATTTGTTTTATTGCGATGCCGTTATTCGTTCCTGCTGCACAGGCTTTAGGAATCGATATGGTTTGGTTTGGCGTGGTAATGGCAATTAATTTGCAAACTGCTTTTATTTCTCCCCCCGTCGGATTTTCTTTGTTTTATCTCCAAAGTGTTGCGCCTAAAGAAATCAGTACCATTGAAATTCATAAAGGTGCAATTCCTTTTATGGTTTTACAATTTATCGTTTTAATTATTGTGATTGCTTTTCCCCAAACAGTACGCTGGTTAGTCGATCTTTCGGCAGTTACAGGAGCAACATAAAGAGAAATAGTACTACCTACTCTATAGTTGGTAACATAAACAATAAATATAAACTAACTGTTTTATCCCTATCCTGACCCAGTATGACTACTGACTTTCTCGGCCATCTTAATCCTTCCCAACGCCTTGCTGTAGAGCATTATTGTGGCCCAATGTTGGTAGTTGCAGGGGCAGGTTCGGGCAAAACCAGAGCATTGACTTATCGTATTGCTAACTTGATTCGTAATCGTCAGGCAGATCCAGAGCATATTTTGGCGGTTACCTTTACCAATAAAGCTGCACGGGAGATGCGGGAAAGAATTGAATATATTTTCGCCACGGAGTTAGCCTTAGAACAGCATGGTCAACGGCTGGAGTTTTTAAGTGAGTACGAGCAAAAAACATTAAAGTCTAGAGTATACAAAAGGACGACTAAAAAGCTGTGGATTGGTACTTTTCATAGTCTGTTTGCTAAGTTA
The genomic region above belongs to Pleurocapsa minor HA4230-MV1 and contains:
- a CDS encoding TRAP transporter large permease subunit, which codes for MGFEWLAIAMFLGFFIILMSGYPVAFSFAGTAIVFGLIGMAVGAFDIHRLLLLPNVWFGTMSNFTLLAIPYFVFLGAILEKSGLAEELLETIGIVLGRLRGGLALAVVLVGTVLAATTGVVAATVIVMGMLSLPIMLRYGYDKELASGVIVASGTLAQLIPPSIVLVILSDQIGVSVGDLFLGALIPGLMLSGAYMLYIIALAIVKPELVPALPADLPIPKGIDLVAQVVKAVVPALLLIFAVLGSIFFGLATPTEAGAVGAVGACLLAALNKRLTPQLLTNAAHSTAIITALVLMILFCSSFFSLVFDALGGKTLITSLLTSVPGGYLGFLIVSNLAIFALGVFLEFIEICFIAMPLFVPAAQALGIDMVWFGVVMAINLQTAFISPPVGFSLFYLQSVAPKEISTIEIHKGAIPFMVLQFIVLIIVIAFPQTVRWLVDLSAVTGAT
- a CDS encoding restriction endonuclease subunit S — encoded protein: MPIPSEIQSLVDRLDRELKEIEREATEGLNLVRPILSNFPDNFILIQFFASLNNFLLFVEISKRRINITVNRISSNDVTSSEILEAGEDLGTELGKILEVKISVRRIIAHLQELQ
- a CDS encoding TRAP transporter small permease subunit → MRSLLKIANAIDNLTEKLGWLLNWLVLLTVGVGFYNVIARYLGRFIGVQLSSNALIELQWYLFSILFLAGFAYILKHGDNVRVDFLYSNFSLKQRSLIDFLGTVLFLIPFCAIGIWVTFNPVLQSWGYLPDGSWGSWEISPDANGLPRAPIKTMIPVGLGLLLLQSISQAIKYLAVWLGYEQVSDRINLETSEHTNIE